In Mycobacterium gallinarum, a single window of DNA contains:
- a CDS encoding ABC transporter permease, translated as MLTPDAPAVAAPTDATVKAPARRTWSSWLVRIASVAAAIALWQLLTASDVRLWLRFDTLPTVTEIVSAFGTRVGTQDYWLDLGQSLIRILTGFALAAVAGVVTGILLGRSGAFANVFGPLTELARPIPAIAIVPVAILLFPTDEAGIVFITFLAAYFPIMVSTRHAVRALPTLWEDSVRTLGGNRWDVITRVVLPGILPGVFGGLSVGIGVAWICVISAEMISGRLGVGYRTWQAYTVLAYPDVFVGIITIGVLGFVTSAAVELIGRRVTRWLPRGEENAR; from the coding sequence GTGCTGACACCCGACGCGCCCGCAGTCGCCGCACCGACGGACGCCACCGTCAAGGCACCTGCCCGCAGGACCTGGTCATCCTGGCTGGTGCGCATCGCCTCGGTGGCGGCCGCCATCGCACTCTGGCAGCTGTTGACCGCCAGCGACGTCCGGCTGTGGCTGCGATTCGACACGTTGCCGACGGTCACCGAGATCGTCTCCGCGTTCGGCACGCGGGTGGGTACGCAGGACTACTGGCTGGACCTGGGCCAGTCACTGATCCGCATCCTCACCGGATTCGCTCTCGCTGCTGTCGCGGGTGTCGTCACCGGCATTCTGCTCGGCCGCTCGGGCGCGTTTGCCAACGTCTTCGGCCCGCTCACCGAACTTGCCCGACCGATCCCCGCGATCGCGATCGTGCCCGTCGCGATCCTGCTGTTCCCCACCGACGAGGCGGGGATCGTGTTCATCACCTTCCTCGCCGCGTACTTCCCCATCATGGTGAGCACCAGGCACGCGGTGCGGGCGCTGCCGACGCTGTGGGAGGACTCGGTGCGCACGCTCGGCGGCAACCGATGGGACGTCATCACCCGAGTTGTGTTGCCCGGCATCCTCCCCGGTGTCTTCGGCGGGTTGTCCGTTGGCATCGGAGTCGCGTGGATCTGCGTGATCTCCGCCGAGATGATCTCCGGACGTCTCGGCGTCGGCTACCGCACCTGGCAGGCATACACCGTGCTGGCCTATCCCGACGTCTTCGTCGGCATCATCACGATCGGCGTACTCGGCTTCGTCACGTCTGCCGCCGTCGAACTCATCGGCCGGCGAGTAACCCGTTGGCTGCCCCGCGGTGAGGAGAACGCGCGATGA
- a CDS encoding HNH endonuclease signature motif containing protein, whose product MYVRIMLATPVQVAMAALRSAYESLACCDLDMLTHRELLDVLDELEVLSCQLPTQWHRALARLQTETTPKELGAKNWKDVLRIRWRISATEANRRLAEAEVLGPRRALTGQPLAPVLPATAAAQAAGQITGEHVDKIRDAMGRLPGFVDAATREQIEQDLVRIAVGVGPYELGRAATTMLFLLDQDGPEPEDTERQRKRGLICGPQGRDGMVSIKGDLTPEAWAVLEPIFAKWGAPGMCNPDDDTPCISGTPSQEQIDTDHRTLAQRQHDALLALGRNALESGELGQHNGLPTSIIIRTTLQDLESRAGVGTTGGGSLIPITDVIRLAAHAHHWLAVFDKSTGQALDLFRARRTASAAQRIMLIARDGGCTKPCCAVPAYGAQVHHALQDWADGGHTNVNEMTLACGPDNRLVDKENGWTTTINDHGDAEWRPPPGLDTGQTRINYHHRPELLLKPPDKDDENPERGP is encoded by the coding sequence ATGTATGTTCGAATCATGTTGGCGACTCCGGTTCAGGTGGCGATGGCCGCGCTGCGGTCCGCCTACGAATCGCTGGCCTGCTGCGACCTGGACATGCTCACCCACCGCGAACTGCTCGACGTCCTCGACGAGCTGGAGGTGTTGTCGTGCCAACTACCTACGCAGTGGCACCGCGCGCTGGCCCGACTACAGACCGAAACGACGCCCAAGGAGTTGGGCGCCAAGAACTGGAAAGACGTACTGCGGATCCGGTGGCGGATCTCAGCGACCGAGGCCAACCGCCGCCTGGCCGAAGCCGAAGTACTCGGGCCACGGCGCGCGTTGACCGGTCAACCGTTGGCGCCGGTGCTGCCCGCGACCGCCGCCGCCCAAGCCGCCGGGCAGATCACCGGTGAACATGTGGACAAGATCCGCGACGCCATGGGACGCCTTCCCGGGTTCGTGGATGCCGCCACACGTGAACAGATCGAACAAGACTTGGTGCGTATCGCGGTCGGTGTCGGACCCTACGAGCTGGGCAGGGCCGCCACCACCATGCTGTTCCTGTTGGATCAGGACGGCCCGGAACCCGAGGACACCGAACGACAGCGCAAACGCGGTCTCATTTGTGGCCCGCAGGGCCGTGACGGCATGGTCTCCATCAAAGGCGACCTGACGCCGGAAGCGTGGGCAGTGCTCGAACCCATCTTCGCCAAATGGGGCGCACCGGGCATGTGCAACCCCGACGACGACACCCCGTGCATCAGCGGCACCCCCTCACAGGAGCAGATCGACACCGATCACCGCACCCTGGCCCAACGCCAACACGACGCCCTGCTCGCCCTGGGCCGCAACGCGTTGGAATCCGGCGAGTTGGGTCAGCACAACGGGCTACCGACCTCGATCATCATCCGCACCACCCTGCAAGACCTCGAATCCCGCGCCGGGGTCGGCACCACCGGCGGCGGCAGCCTCATACCGATCACAGACGTGATCCGCCTGGCCGCCCACGCCCACCACTGGCTGGCGGTGTTCGACAAATCCACCGGACAAGCCCTGGATCTGTTCCGCGCGCGACGCACCGCGTCGGCGGCGCAGCGGATCATGTTGATCGCGCGTGACGGGGGCTGCACCAAACCGTGCTGCGCGGTGCCGGCCTACGGCGCCCAGGTGCATCACGCCCTGCAGGATTGGGCTGATGGCGGCCACACCAACGTCAACGAGATGACCCTGGCCTGTGGGCCGGATAACCGCCTCGTCGACAAGGAGAATGGCTGGACCACCACCATCAACGACCACGGCGACGCCGAATGGCGCCCACCACCAGGCCTCGACACCGGCCAAACCCGCATCAACTACCACCACCGCCCCGAACTACTCCTGAAACCACCAGACAAAGACGACGAAAACCCGGAGCGGGGGCCATGA
- a CDS encoding ABC transporter ATP-binding protein, with amino-acid sequence MTGMSLELRDVVLSYGGAPVVDGLDLDVAPGEILVLTGPSGCGKSTVLRALAGLLPPDRGEVLGDGDRVTTTSRDRAMVFQDNALLPWRTVQSNVELALKLAGRPRQGRREEALRWVADVGLTGFEKYLPKSLSGGMRQRVQLARGLAGAPRAVMMDEPFGALDTQTRATMQRLLIETWRAHPTTVVFVTHDVDEALLIGDRIAVLGRAGQPLRALLHVPSPRDTSVNRATLRAEVIVALDHSELVS; translated from the coding sequence ATGACGGGTATGTCCCTGGAACTGCGCGACGTCGTGCTCAGCTACGGCGGCGCGCCCGTCGTCGACGGACTGGACCTCGACGTCGCGCCCGGCGAGATCCTGGTGCTGACCGGACCATCGGGCTGCGGCAAGTCGACGGTGCTGCGCGCACTGGCCGGCTTGCTGCCACCGGACAGGGGAGAGGTGCTCGGCGACGGTGACCGCGTCACCACCACGTCCCGCGACCGCGCCATGGTTTTCCAAGACAACGCGCTGTTGCCCTGGCGGACTGTGCAATCGAACGTCGAGCTCGCGCTCAAACTGGCCGGACGCCCGCGCCAGGGCCGCCGCGAGGAGGCGTTGCGGTGGGTCGCCGACGTCGGGCTGACCGGGTTTGAGAAGTATCTGCCGAAGAGTCTGTCCGGCGGGATGCGTCAGCGTGTGCAACTCGCCCGCGGGCTGGCCGGGGCGCCGCGCGCGGTCATGATGGACGAACCGTTCGGCGCCCTCGACACGCAGACCCGCGCCACCATGCAGCGCCTGCTCATCGAGACCTGGCGTGCGCACCCGACGACCGTTGTCTTCGTCACTCACGACGTCGACGAGGCCCTGCTCATCGGGGACCGCATCGCCGTGCTCGGTCGTGCGGGGCAACCCCTGCGCGCACTGCTCCACGTTCCATCGCCCCGCGACACCAGCGTAAACCGGGCCACCCTGCGTGCTGAAGTCATTGTTGCACTCGATCATTCGGAGTTGGTCAGCTAG
- a CDS encoding DUF3349 domain-containing protein, whose amino-acid sequence MTFLARIVAWITAGYPEGVPGPDRVPLFALLKRRLTDDEVKAVAKELKDLGEFDSADIGVLITQITDELPTPDDIERVRARLAARGWPLDDPRDGEEQA is encoded by the coding sequence GTGACCTTTCTGGCGAGGATCGTCGCGTGGATCACCGCCGGTTATCCGGAGGGCGTGCCTGGCCCGGACCGGGTGCCGCTGTTCGCGCTCCTCAAGCGCCGCCTCACCGACGACGAGGTGAAGGCCGTCGCGAAGGAGTTGAAGGACCTCGGCGAGTTCGACAGTGCCGATATCGGCGTACTGATCACCCAGATCACCGACGAACTGCCGACGCCGGACGACATTGAGCGCGTACGAGCACGGCTGGCCGCGAGAGGCTGGCCACTCGACGACCCGCGTGACGGCGAGGAGCAGGCATAG
- a CDS encoding ABC transporter substrate-binding protein — protein MKRILAVASVVLTAGSLAACSLDSQSESADTVNVVIGYQSKTINTVTAGTLLKAKGFLEKRLEDISNSSGVNYNVQWQDYDTGAPITAQMVAEKIDIGSMGDYPLLINGSKTQANERARTEFVSVTGYSPTGALNMVVVPPNSPIRSITDLAGKKVSASVGSAGHGTLVRALDNAGIDPKTGVEVLNQQPQVGASALESGQAQALSQFVAWPGLLVFQDKAQLLYDGAEGDYPTFHGVVVRRDYASQHPEVLDAFLQAQLDATDFLNENPLESARLVAEGSGLPQEVVYLYNGPGGTSFDTTLKPSLIEAFKGDVPYLESIGDFADLNIDEFVDDTAIRKAFAERGQDYEAALNTTTNPSALGGQDPVCNVAVTDPKLASELWINGRDATQAAANPGCLLRAVREANARGEQVRAAYVPDSEFGTRWFADKSVWVQDGRNFLPFGTPAGAQRYIGGHPGATVVEYQQALVGAV, from the coding sequence ATGAAGCGCATACTCGCCGTAGCCTCTGTCGTCCTCACCGCCGGTTCACTGGCCGCCTGCTCGCTTGACTCCCAGTCCGAGTCCGCAGACACCGTCAACGTCGTCATCGGCTATCAATCCAAGACCATCAACACCGTCACCGCCGGAACCCTTTTGAAGGCCAAGGGTTTTCTGGAGAAGCGGCTCGAGGACATCTCCAACTCCTCGGGAGTGAACTACAACGTGCAGTGGCAGGACTACGACACGGGCGCCCCCATCACCGCCCAGATGGTCGCCGAGAAGATCGACATCGGCTCGATGGGCGACTACCCGCTGCTCATCAACGGCTCCAAGACCCAGGCGAACGAACGCGCCCGCACGGAGTTCGTCTCCGTCACCGGCTACAGCCCGACCGGCGCACTGAACATGGTCGTCGTCCCGCCCAACTCGCCCATCCGATCGATCACCGATCTCGCGGGTAAGAAGGTCTCGGCCAGCGTCGGCTCTGCGGGCCACGGCACGTTGGTCCGCGCACTCGACAACGCCGGCATCGATCCGAAGACCGGCGTCGAGGTACTCAACCAGCAGCCTCAGGTCGGCGCGTCGGCGCTGGAATCCGGACAGGCGCAGGCACTTTCACAATTCGTCGCATGGCCCGGTCTGCTGGTCTTCCAGGACAAGGCCCAGCTGCTCTACGACGGTGCCGAGGGTGACTACCCGACGTTCCACGGAGTCGTCGTCCGCCGCGACTACGCGAGCCAACACCCCGAGGTGCTCGACGCGTTCCTGCAGGCACAACTCGACGCCACCGACTTCCTCAACGAAAACCCGCTGGAGTCCGCCCGGCTCGTCGCTGAGGGCAGCGGCCTGCCCCAGGAAGTCGTGTACCTCTACAACGGCCCCGGCGGCACCAGCTTCGACACCACGCTCAAGCCGTCGCTCATCGAGGCGTTCAAGGGCGACGTGCCCTACCTCGAGTCCATCGGGGACTTCGCCGATCTGAACATCGACGAGTTCGTCGACGACACCGCCATCCGCAAGGCGTTCGCGGAGCGTGGGCAGGACTATGAAGCCGCGCTGAATACGACGACGAACCCGTCAGCGCTGGGCGGTCAGGATCCGGTCTGCAACGTTGCGGTCACCGATCCGAAACTGGCGAGCGAACTCTGGATCAATGGCAGGGACGCCACCCAGGCTGCCGCGAACCCCGGATGCCTGTTGCGCGCCGTGCGCGAGGCGAACGCCCGCGGAGAGCAGGTCCGTGCGGCCTACGTCCCCGACAGCGAGTTCGGCACGCGTTGGTTCGCCGACAAGTCCGTCTGGGTCCAGGATGGTCGTAACTTTCTGCCGTTCGGTACGCCCGCCGGTGCGCAGCGCTACATCGGCGGCCATCCCGGCGCGACGGTCGTCGAGTACCAGCAGGCATTAGTGGGTGCGGTGTGA
- a CDS encoding inorganic phosphate transporter produces MSAELIILVLLIATALAFDFTNGFHDTGNAMATSIATGALKPKTAVLLAGVLNLVGAFLSVEVAVTVTTSVLKVQDSKTGELIPGIDASTGLTIIFAGLIGGILWNLLTWLFGIPSSSSHALFGGLIGAGLAALGLAGVNWSGVTGKVLIPAIAAPVIACLVAAGGTWLVYRITRRVVEGRRREGFRWGQIATASLVALSHGTNDAQKTMGVIALALITTGHLTGDVKEQGLPFWIIFSCALAIGLGTYLGGWRVIRTLGKGLVEIDSPQGFAAEASSAAIILSSSAAGMALSTTHVATGSILGSGVGKPGAQVRWAVAGRMAVAWLITLPAAGLVGALSYWLSDGVKSLTNSALAGDGLIFLVLVGLSFFMWWRAQQQKVDSSNVNADWDSSTNSVVPAELREAVRESKPTASV; encoded by the coding sequence GTGAGCGCAGAGCTGATCATCCTGGTGCTGTTGATAGCAACGGCACTGGCGTTCGACTTCACGAACGGCTTCCACGACACGGGCAACGCGATGGCGACGTCGATCGCCACCGGCGCTCTGAAGCCCAAGACCGCGGTCCTGTTGGCAGGCGTCCTGAACCTGGTCGGGGCGTTCCTGTCCGTCGAGGTCGCGGTCACCGTGACCACCTCGGTGCTCAAGGTGCAGGACAGCAAGACCGGCGAGCTGATCCCGGGGATCGACGCGTCGACGGGTCTGACGATCATCTTCGCCGGCCTCATCGGCGGCATCCTCTGGAACCTCCTCACCTGGTTGTTCGGTATCCCCTCCAGTTCGTCGCATGCGCTCTTCGGCGGATTGATCGGCGCGGGCCTCGCGGCGCTCGGACTCGCGGGCGTCAACTGGTCGGGCGTCACCGGCAAGGTGCTGATCCCCGCGATCGCCGCGCCGGTCATCGCATGTCTGGTCGCCGCGGGCGGCACCTGGCTCGTATACCGGATCACCCGTCGGGTGGTGGAGGGCCGGCGACGGGAAGGCTTCCGCTGGGGCCAGATCGCGACCGCTTCACTGGTCGCGCTGTCGCACGGCACCAACGACGCCCAGAAGACGATGGGCGTCATCGCATTGGCACTCATCACGACCGGTCACCTGACGGGCGATGTGAAGGAACAGGGACTGCCGTTCTGGATCATCTTCAGCTGCGCGCTTGCGATCGGCCTCGGTACCTACCTCGGTGGCTGGCGTGTCATCCGCACCCTGGGCAAGGGGCTCGTCGAGATCGACTCGCCGCAGGGCTTCGCCGCCGAAGCATCCTCGGCCGCAATCATTTTGAGCTCAAGCGCCGCGGGTATGGCGCTGTCGACCACGCACGTCGCCACCGGCTCGATCCTGGGCAGCGGCGTCGGCAAGCCCGGCGCCCAGGTCCGCTGGGCCGTCGCGGGCCGGATGGCCGTCGCATGGCTGATCACCCTGCCCGCCGCCGGTCTCGTCGGCGCCTTGTCGTACTGGCTGTCCGACGGGGTGAAGTCACTGACGAACTCGGCGCTGGCCGGTGACGGCCTGATCTTCCTGGTGCTGGTGGGCCTGTCCTTCTTCATGTGGTGGCGCGCCCAGCAGCAGAAGGTGGACAGCAGCAACGTCAACGCGGACTGGGACAGCTCGACGAACTCCGTTGTGCCCGCGGAACTTCGCGAGGCCGTCAGGGAATCCAAGCCGACGGCGTCGGTCTGA
- a CDS encoding DUF3349 domain-containing protein — MAVNQTVLDSVLGWLHQGYPEGVPPTDYFALLALLKRSLTEEEVVQAAQSILKRTHSDTVTEDEIRTAVQAVIDKEPNPEEIHQVAARLASVGWPLAAAR; from the coding sequence ATGGCTGTGAATCAAACTGTTTTGGACAGCGTGCTGGGCTGGCTGCACCAGGGTTATCCCGAGGGCGTGCCGCCGACGGACTACTTCGCGCTACTCGCACTGCTGAAGCGCTCGCTCACCGAGGAAGAGGTCGTTCAGGCCGCGCAGTCGATCCTGAAGAGGACCCACTCCGACACGGTGACCGAGGACGAGATCCGCACCGCGGTGCAGGCCGTCATCGACAAGGAGCCCAACCCGGAGGAGATCCACCAGGTCGCCGCGCGCCTGGCCTCGGTGGGATGGCCGCTGGCGGCCGCGCGCTGA
- the menE gene encoding o-succinylbenzoate--CoA ligase: MVELALAGRAALLPVPKDDERETSLITTSLRADSEVDDDVAVVVSTSGTTGTPKGALLTASALTASAEATHARLGGAGRWLLALPAHHVAGLQVLVRSVIAGTAPVAIPAGFSAIELVWAIDSLGSGRRYVSLVAAQLDKALRDAGATAALASMDAVLIGGGPMPAGVAHRAAAAGIPVVRTYGMSETAGGCVYDGLPLDGVRLRIDDGRVVLGGATLAKGYRNPVDPDPFVEPGWFRTDDVGAIDDSGVLTVLGRVDDAISTGGLTVLPQLVEAAVASHDAVAECVVFGVDDERLGQRVAAAVVVAPGRTAPTLADIRAHIATTLDVTAAPREIHVIDEIPRRGIGKVDRRALAARFGGQ; the protein is encoded by the coding sequence ATGGTGGAACTCGCGCTCGCCGGACGCGCGGCGCTGTTGCCGGTGCCGAAAGACGACGAGCGCGAAACCTCCTTGATCACAACGTCATTGCGGGCAGACTCGGAGGTCGACGACGATGTGGCCGTAGTGGTATCGACGTCCGGAACGACAGGAACACCCAAGGGCGCGCTGCTGACCGCGTCGGCGTTGACGGCCAGCGCGGAGGCCACCCATGCCCGTCTCGGCGGCGCCGGACGGTGGCTGCTGGCGCTACCCGCCCATCACGTGGCCGGGCTGCAGGTGTTGGTGCGCAGCGTCATCGCGGGGACCGCGCCGGTCGCAATACCGGCGGGTTTCTCTGCGATAGAACTGGTTTGGGCCATCGACTCTCTCGGTTCGGGCCGGCGATATGTATCGCTGGTGGCTGCGCAGCTCGACAAGGCACTGCGCGACGCCGGCGCTACCGCAGCGTTGGCGTCGATGGATGCCGTGCTGATCGGCGGCGGGCCGATGCCTGCCGGGGTGGCACACCGAGCCGCGGCCGCGGGCATTCCCGTGGTCCGCACGTACGGCATGAGCGAGACCGCGGGCGGCTGCGTGTACGACGGGTTGCCGCTCGACGGTGTGCGGTTGCGTATCGACGACGGACGCGTGGTGCTCGGCGGCGCGACGCTGGCCAAGGGCTACCGCAATCCCGTCGACCCCGACCCGTTCGTCGAGCCGGGCTGGTTTCGCACCGATGATGTTGGTGCGATTGATGACTCAGGGGTGCTCACAGTTCTGGGCCGAGTCGACGATGCAATCAGCACAGGCGGGTTGACCGTACTGCCGCAACTGGTGGAGGCGGCGGTGGCGTCGCACGATGCGGTGGCCGAATGCGTTGTGTTCGGCGTCGACGACGAACGCTTGGGGCAGCGAGTTGCGGCAGCGGTTGTCGTGGCACCGGGACGTACCGCCCCGACGCTGGCCGACATCCGCGCGCACATCGCGACCACACTGGACGTAACGGCGGCACCGCGGGAAATCCACGTCATCGACGAGATCCCGCGCCGCGGCATCGGCAAGGTCGACCGGCGGGCGCTGGCGGCGCGGTTCGGCGGCCAGTAA
- a CDS encoding fumarate reductase/succinate dehydrogenase flavoprotein subunit: protein MEVPALEDAVRLDCDVLVIGGGTAGTMAALTAAENGAQVLLLEKAHVRHSGALAMGMDGVNNAVIPGKATPEDYVAEITRANDGIVNQRTIYQTATRGFAMVQRLERYGVKFEKDEHGEYAVRRVHRSGSYVLPMPEGKDVKKALYRVLRQRSMREKIRIENRLVPVRVLTENGRAVGAAALNSRTGEFVVVGAKAVILATGPCGRLGLPASGYLYGTYENPTNAGDGYSMAFHAGAELSGIECFQINPLIKDYNGPACAYVANPFGGYQVNAAGERFVDSDYWSGQMMSEVKNEIESARGPIYLKVSHLPDETLSTLEGILHTTERPTRGTFHANRGHDYRTHDIEMHISEIGLCSGHSASGVWVDEHARTTVPGLYAAGDLACVPHNYMIGAFVYGDLAGSHAASTLTDVESPQQLPDDQIAEAHELIYRPLQHPDGPPQTQVEYKLRRFVNDYVAPPKTAAKLSIAVQTFDRMRGEIAGIGATTPHELMRAVEVSFIRDCAEMAARSSLTRTESRWGLYHDRSDSPERDDVDWRYHLNLRKTADGDIEFFKRPVAPYFVPVPGFDELPSGETEPIPVRQPDPVGGQAPASEVSRVRDGAAAQPPSPRIAAVLALDEPTVELLAPFLTDSDAGVRRTAVDVLTEHLPDGYATALVAALSDPNAEVRRVAADGIRELVEVLPTAEPIQSLLTSVDPVVRGAAVYVLSSRRAGDAEQYRRAVVDADHRVRIEAVRALVSVDDAAGVAAARTDANREVRIAVANGLGTLRTGADAVRELIDDPDPLVRAAALAAMGSIGWNDVDATTVEGALAASAWQIRQGAARALAGAPSPIAAVPPLSRALSDPHLDVRKAAVLSLTRWASSEDAAREALEGALDDGDADVRAYARRALANS from the coding sequence GTGGAAGTTCCTGCGCTCGAAGACGCCGTGCGCCTCGACTGCGACGTGCTCGTGATCGGTGGCGGCACGGCCGGAACGATGGCCGCGCTCACCGCCGCCGAGAACGGTGCGCAGGTCCTGCTGCTCGAGAAGGCCCACGTCCGGCACTCCGGTGCGTTGGCCATGGGCATGGACGGCGTCAACAACGCCGTCATCCCCGGCAAGGCCACACCCGAGGACTACGTCGCCGAGATCACCCGCGCCAACGACGGAATCGTCAACCAGCGCACCATTTATCAGACCGCCACCCGTGGTTTCGCCATGGTGCAGCGACTGGAACGGTACGGCGTCAAGTTCGAGAAGGATGAACACGGCGAGTACGCTGTGCGGCGCGTCCATCGCTCCGGCTCGTACGTGCTGCCAATGCCGGAGGGCAAGGATGTCAAAAAAGCGCTGTACCGGGTGCTGCGGCAGCGATCGATGCGCGAGAAGATCCGCATCGAGAACCGGCTGGTTCCCGTCCGCGTCCTCACCGAGAACGGGCGCGCGGTCGGTGCCGCCGCGCTGAACAGCCGCACCGGAGAGTTCGTAGTCGTGGGCGCCAAGGCCGTCATCCTCGCCACCGGACCGTGCGGCCGGCTGGGGTTGCCCGCCTCGGGTTACCTGTACGGCACCTACGAGAACCCGACCAACGCCGGTGATGGCTATTCGATGGCGTTCCACGCGGGCGCCGAACTCTCCGGAATCGAGTGCTTCCAGATCAATCCGTTGATCAAGGACTACAACGGACCGGCATGTGCGTACGTCGCCAACCCCTTCGGGGGCTACCAGGTCAACGCGGCCGGGGAGCGGTTCGTCGACTCCGACTACTGGTCGGGGCAGATGATGTCGGAGGTCAAGAACGAGATCGAGTCGGCGCGCGGTCCCATCTACCTGAAGGTCAGCCACCTACCCGACGAGACACTGAGCACGCTCGAGGGCATTCTGCACACCACCGAGCGGCCGACCCGCGGTACGTTCCATGCGAATCGCGGCCATGACTACCGTACGCACGACATCGAGATGCATATCTCCGAAATCGGTTTGTGCAGCGGTCATTCCGCATCAGGTGTCTGGGTCGACGAGCATGCACGCACCACCGTCCCAGGACTGTATGCAGCGGGTGACCTGGCCTGCGTCCCGCACAACTACATGATCGGCGCGTTCGTCTACGGCGATCTCGCAGGCAGCCACGCAGCGTCCACCCTGACCGATGTCGAATCGCCACAACAACTTCCGGATGATCAGATCGCTGAGGCACACGAGCTGATCTACCGGCCGCTTCAGCATCCCGACGGTCCGCCGCAGACCCAGGTCGAGTACAAGCTGCGCCGGTTCGTCAACGACTATGTCGCCCCGCCGAAGACCGCCGCCAAGCTGTCTATAGCGGTGCAGACCTTCGACCGGATGCGCGGCGAGATCGCGGGCATCGGTGCCACCACGCCGCACGAACTGATGCGGGCCGTCGAGGTGTCGTTCATCCGTGACTGCGCTGAGATGGCCGCCCGCTCGTCGCTCACCCGCACCGAATCGCGTTGGGGCCTCTATCACGACCGCAGCGACAGCCCCGAGCGCGACGATGTGGACTGGCGCTATCACCTCAACCTGCGAAAGACCGCCGACGGCGACATCGAGTTCTTCAAGCGGCCCGTCGCGCCCTACTTTGTGCCGGTTCCCGGTTTCGACGAATTGCCCAGCGGTGAAACGGAACCCATCCCGGTGCGACAGCCCGACCCGGTCGGTGGACAGGCGCCCGCGTCCGAGGTGTCCCGGGTTCGCGACGGGGCAGCCGCGCAACCGCCGTCGCCACGCATCGCCGCCGTGCTGGCGCTCGACGAGCCCACCGTCGAGCTGCTTGCGCCGTTCCTGACCGACAGCGATGCGGGCGTCCGTCGCACCGCGGTCGATGTGTTGACCGAGCACCTGCCCGATGGGTATGCGACGGCACTGGTAGCCGCGCTGAGTGACCCGAACGCCGAAGTGCGTCGCGTCGCGGCCGACGGCATCCGTGAACTCGTGGAAGTGCTGCCGACCGCCGAACCCATCCAAAGCCTGTTGACGTCCGTCGACCCGGTCGTTCGGGGCGCGGCCGTCTACGTGTTGAGTTCCCGCCGCGCCGGGGACGCCGAACAGTACCGTCGAGCAGTCGTCGACGCGGATCACCGCGTGCGCATCGAGGCGGTCCGTGCGCTGGTCTCGGTCGACGACGCTGCGGGCGTTGCCGCCGCGCGCACGGATGCGAACCGTGAAGTGCGCATCGCCGTCGCCAATGGGCTCGGCACACTGCGCACCGGCGCCGACGCGGTCCGCGAACTCATCGACGACCCCGACCCGCTGGTTCGGGCAGCGGCGTTGGCGGCGATGGGGTCGATCGGCTGGAACGACGTCGACGCGACGACCGTCGAGGGCGCACTCGCGGCGTCGGCATGGCAGATCCGGCAGGGCGCGGCCCGCGCGCTGGCCGGGGCGCCCTCGCCGATTGCCGCCGTGCCCCCACTGTCGCGCGCACTGTCTGACCCACACCTCGATGTCCGCAAGGCCGCGGTGTTGAGCCTGACCCGGTGGGCGTCGTCGGAGGACGCGGCCCGGGAGGCGCTGGAAGGCGCACTCGACGACGGCGACGCCGATGTTCGGGCCTATGCCAGGCGGGCTCTCGCGAACAGCTGA
- a CDS encoding 4Fe-4S dicluster domain-containing protein yields the protein MAQVNQRVDVPVTIDESLCIEGCTLCVEICPLDSLAINPENGKAFMHVDECWYCGPCAARCPTGAVSVNMPYLLR from the coding sequence ATGGCCCAGGTCAATCAGCGTGTCGATGTGCCGGTGACCATCGACGAGTCGCTGTGCATCGAAGGGTGCACATTGTGCGTCGAGATCTGTCCACTCGACTCCTTGGCGATCAATCCCGAGAACGGCAAGGCCTTCATGCACGTGGACGAGTGTTGGTACTGCGGTCCCTGCGCAGCGCGCTGCCCCACCGGCGCCGTCTCCGTCAACATGCCCTACCTCCTCCGCTGA